The window GAGGAAGGGACGACTTGGATTGGCTGGCTGGAGTTTCATCCCCTCGATGACTTGCGCGACATTCTTCAGACGGATCGTGAGACGATACAGCCTGGGCGAAGGGAGCTCGGGTATTGGGCCTCAGGTCTCGAAGACGTCTACCTTCAGGGAGCCTTCGAACGATCACATTCCATTTCGTCCTCCAGGCCTTCCAAAGCATCTGTCTGAGACGGCGTGTATATCCGCCATCCTCGCCTTTTGTCGTGTACAACACCGCCCCGCCAATCTATGATCCGCCTCTGAGTGATGCTCAGAACCATTTTCATCAAATTGTCGGAAAGCGGGACTCTGCGAAAACTCGCGGAAGACTCCGCGTTCGGTAACCGTCTCTCCAGCCGCTTCGTCGCGGGAACCACGGTCGAGCAGGCGATCGCCGCTGCGGCCGAGCTCAACCAGGCGGGAATCAGCTTTTCACTCGACTACCTCGGTGAGAATGTCAGCAGCGAAGAGGAGGCCAGGCAGAACGAGGTCTTCTATCGGGGCTTGCTCGAGGAGATCCACGCGAAGGGTCTCGACGGTAACGCGAGTATGAAGCTGACCCAGATGGGCCTCGACTCGAGCACCGAGCTTGCGACCGAGATCACCGCGAATCTCGTCAGTCGGGCTGCCGCGCTCGGGACATTTCTGCGCGTCGACATGGAGGGAAGCGACTACACGCAGCGCACGCTCGACATCGTCCGGGAAGTGCATGGCCGCGAGGGGAACGCGGGTCACGTGGGCGCCGTGATCCAGAGTTACCTCTATCGGAGCGAAGCCGATGTGCGCGATCTCTGCGCGCGCGGCATCAGAATTCGCCTCTGCAAAGGCGCCTACAAGGAGCCGGCGGAGATCGCCTGGCAGGACAAGGCGGACGTCGACGCCAGCTTCGTGCGCCTGATGAAGATCATGCTGGAGAGCGGCATCTACCACGGCATCGCGACGCACGACGAGAAGATGATCGATGCGACCATCTCCTGGGCGACCGAGCGAAGCATCGACTCCTCCGCCTTCGAGTTCCAGATGCTGTACGGCATTCGCCGCGATCTTCAGGAAAAGCTCGTGCGCGATGGGTGGAATATGCGCGTCTATGTCCCCTTCGGCGACGAGTGGTATCCCTACTTCATGCGGAGGCTGGCCGAGAGGCCGGCGAACGTCATCTTCGTTCTGAAGAATCTGTTCCGCTGAAGTTGGAGGTTGGAGTTGGAAGTTGGGGAAGCTCGGACCTCGCACCGCTGATGGACGGCAGATCAGCTCGAGATTCCAAGAGTGGTTGGTGGCTGCGGCGCGACCCTGGTTCTGGCGAGGCGGCAGGCGATACCGAATTGTTGCCCCGGGATCAGTTTCGCCCTTTCTCCCGGCTTGGAAGTCTCGGATCGATTCTGCTAGAGTCCCCTCCGGAGGATCCCAACCTATGACAAAAAAACTTTTGGCAGTACTCGCAATTCTTGGACTCACCCTCTTCGCGGTCGCCTGCGACGTCGAGCAGACCGGCGAGGATACCTACGAAGTCGAGGCTCCCAGCGATGAAGCCGAAGCCGCTGCAGCTGAAGCCGAGCGGGAGATGCGTGAGGCCGGTGAGAACATTGAAGAAGGCGCTCGTGACGCGACGCGCGAAACCGGGGAAGCGATCGAAGAAGCCGGCGAGGAGATGCAGGAGCACTCGCAGCCGGGCGATCAGGACTGACCAGCAATTCGAATGACCTTCGGGCCCCTGCGACCGCAGGGGCCTTTTTTTTTGCGATCTGTCGGAATCGGCCTGCTGTGAAGCATTCAGCCCGGACAGCTTCGCCAATCGCCTGAACGAATACTTCGAGTCGAAAAGGAGATCCTCGATTGGGTCGAGGAAGAAGATTCCGTTACGGCAGTCATTCGTGAGATCAACGACTACTACCGACTCCTCGAGCGCGGACCGATGACGAACGAGGTGACCTGGTTTTTCGATGACGCCGGCGAAGTCGAGGGAATGCTGCGCGGAGACATCATCCGGAAGAGCTCGACGTCCTGATGCCCGACGGCGAGATCGATCCGACCGCGGATCACCCGGAACGATTCAGAACACTCCTCACCGAATGGCGCAATGCCGCGGGACTCCCGCCGATCGAATGACTGACCCTCCGGCCCGGCTGCGGCGCGTCTGCCGGGAGTAGCTGGCCCGGGATCCAGTCGGCTCGTCGAGGTTCCTGTGATCGCCCTACAATAGGTCACGCCGATGGTTGCAGGAACCGGTGACGCGGGTCGCGCAGGAGACGCGGCACAGCAAGCGACCTGGGCTTCAGGGAGAACAGCAGACTTGAACAAAGACAACCCGAGGGCGGCATCTTTCCGGAAAGTCGATGGGACGTGGACGGTCGAGGATTCTGCCGAAACGTACCTGGTCGATCGGTGGTCCAGCGGTTACTTCTCGATCAACCAGCGCGGCGAGGTCGTCGCCCATCCTTCCGGCGATCCGGCCAAGTCGATTCCGCTCATCGAGGTGGTGGAAGAGGCGAAAGGAGAGAAGCTGCGGACGCCGCTTCTGATCCGGTTTCAGGACATCCTGAGGGACCGGGTCCAGAAGTTGAACCGGGCGTTCGTCGGCGCGATCGAGGAACAGGGTTATGCCGCTCCGTACCGGGGGGTCTTTCCGATCAAGGTCAACCAGCTACGTGAGGTGGTCGAGGAGATCGTCGACGCCGGCAAGCCGTATCACTTCGGACTGGAAGCGGGCTCGAAGCCGGAGCTCTTCGCAGCGCTGGCGGTCCACGATGATCCCGAAAGCCTGATCGTCTGCAACGGCTACAAGGACCGGACGTTCATCAGGATCGCATTGATGGGGACGAGGCTCGGAAAGAAGGTCATTCTCGTCGCCGAGAAGCTTTCGGAAGTACGGGCGATCGCGGAGATCGCGGCGGAGATGGGCATCGTCCCGTGGATCGGAATCAGGGTCCGGCTGCAGGCGAAGGGTTCCGGCATCTGGGCGACCTCCGCGGGCGAAGGGGCGAAGTTCGGATTGTCGGTCGCCGAGATCCTGAGCGCGGCCCGGATTCTTGCGGATGCGGGGCTCGCGGACTCGCTGAAGCTTCTCCACTTCCACATCGGCTCGCAGGTTCCCGACATCCTGACGATCAAACGTGCGGCGAGGGAAGCGTCCCGGGTTTACGCCAAGATGCATCGGGCCGGTTACAAACTCGAGTATCTCGACGTCGGGGGAGGCCTCGCGGTCGATTACGACGGCTCGAGGACGACTTTTCACTCGTCGATGAATTACTCGCTGGAGGAGTATGCCGCGGACATCGTCTTCAACGTCAAGGACATCTGCGACGAAGAGGGAGTGCCGCATCCGACGCTCGTCTCCGAGTCGGGTCGCGCGGTCGTCGCGCACCATTCGGTACTCGTCGTCGAGGCATTCGGCTCGATCGACCGGGTTCCGGACGGACGGTTGCAGATCGACTCCGATCACAAGCTGGTCCATCAGCTTCGGGAGATCGAGGAAGAGATGAGCTCCCGAGGATTGAACGAGACCTGGCACGACGTGCAGCAGGCCCGGGAGGAGGCGCAGAAGCTGTTCGAGGTCGGTCTTCTCGACCTGGAGGATCGAGCGGCCATCGAAGCAGCGATCTGGAAGCTCGTCCGGACGATCGAGCGAGCCGCGGAGATCGGATCGGAAGGAGAGGACGACGTTCCCGAGTATCTGCAGGATCTGCGTGCGGAGCTGTCGTATCAGCATCTCTGCAACTTTTCGGTATTTCAGTCCCTGCTCGATCATTGGGCGCTCGGGCAGCTCTTTCCGATCATGCCTCTCCATCGGCTCACCGAGCAGCCCGAGATGCGCGGCACACTCGCCGACATCACGTGTGATTCGGACGGCAGGATCGCGAAGTTCATCGACATCGCCGATGTGAGGGAAGAGCTCCCCCTTCATCCCGTGGGGGACGGACCCTACTACCTCGGTATCTTTCTGACGGGCGCCTATCAGGACATCATGGGGGACATCCACAACCTTTTCGGGAGAGTCAACGAGCTTCACGTTTTTCTCGACGACGAGGAGGAAGGGGGGTGGTACGTCGAGGAGACGATTCCCGGAAACCGGATCGCGGAGGTGCTTCAGCTGACCCAGTACGATCTGGCGTTTCTGCAGCGGACGATCAAGAAGCTGGTCGACGCCGCGATCAAACGGGGCGATCTGAAGCCGAAGGAAGGGATGCGGCTGCTCGGTGAATACGAAAACGGCCTGACGGACCAGACCTATCTGACACTGCCGGATTGAGCCGTGGCACCCTGATTGCTGCCGGTTGGGGTCGGAGGTGACCCTTTGCGCTGGTTCAACATTTCACTCGTAGGATGGATCATCCTGATCATCGCGATCGCGGTGGCCGCTCACCTGATGGGCGCTCCGCCCGTCTGGATCGGGGTCGGCGCGCTCGCCCTGATCGGAATCGCCGTCATCATGTCGGTCAACAAGTCCGAGAAGTCCGGCCCCTCGCCCCCTCGAGTCTAAAAGGAAGAAGGCCGGAGCCGCGTGGCGGCCCCGGCCTCTTTTCGAGCTTCGGTGAACCCTGATCAGAAAACCAGAATGAAGGCGATGACCAGCGCGTAGATCACGAGCGACTCGATCAGCGCGAGACCGATGATCATCGCGAGACGGATCGCGCCGGCTGCACCGGGATTTCGCGCGATTCCCTGGCACGCTGCCGAGATCGCTTTTCCCTGCCCGAGCGCACCACCATGCGCGGCGACTCCGAGCACGATTGCTGCGGCGATCGGCCGCCAGTCCGTCCCCACCGCATCGGGATCCTGGGCGAACAGTGGGACGGAAATCATTGAGATCACGAAGATCAGACCCATTACCTTGAGACTCTTCACAGCGACTCCTCCTTGATTCATTCTAATGTGCGGATTGGTGTTCGTTTCTAATTTGCAGTCGAAAACGCGAAATTCAGATCAGTGTTCTTCGTGAGCAATGGCTCCCCCGATGTAGACCATCGTCAGCATGACGAAGATGAACGTCTGCAGGATCGAGCCGAAGACGCCGAGCCCCATCATCGGCCAGGGAATCAGGAAGGGAATCGTCATGAAGATTCCGGTTGCCGTGTGCTCTCCGAAGATATTGCCGAACAATCGCATGCCCAGCGACAGGATCCGTGCGAAGTTTCCGATGATCTCGATCGGGAACATCAATGGTGCCAGCCACCAGACCGGACCGGCGAAATGCTTGAGATAGTTCAGAATCCCCTGGTCCCGGATGCCGATCCAGTTGAAGTAGATGAAGGCGAGCAGAGCGAGAGCGAACGTCGTGTTGAGATTCGCGGTCGGCGGCTGCAGGAAGAAGAAGATCCCTATGATATTCGAGATGAAAATGAAAACCGTGAAGGCGGCCGTGATCGGAAGAAATCGCTTCGCGGCCCCGTGGCCGATGATGTCCTCGAGAAGGTTCTTGAGCCCTCCGATGAGGACTTCGAGGATCTGCTGAAAGGTGCCGGGGTTCTCCTTCGAAAGGCGGCGGCTCATCAGAGGAAAGGTGATGGCGCAGATCAGAAAAACGAGCAGGGCCATCAGGACGTGATCGGGGATGTAGAGGCCGAACGGCTCGAGGAGCGCGT is drawn from Acidobacteriota bacterium and contains these coding sequences:
- a CDS encoding proline dehydrogenase family protein, with product MLRTIFIKLSESGTLRKLAEDSAFGNRLSSRFVAGTTVEQAIAAAAELNQAGISFSLDYLGENVSSEEEARQNEVFYRGLLEEIHAKGLDGNASMKLTQMGLDSSTELATEITANLVSRAAALGTFLRVDMEGSDYTQRTLDIVREVHGREGNAGHVGAVIQSYLYRSEADVRDLCARGIRIRLCKGAYKEPAEIAWQDKADVDASFVRLMKIMLESGIYHGIATHDEKMIDATISWATERSIDSSAFEFQMLYGIRRDLQEKLVRDGWNMRVYVPFGDEWYPYFMRRLAERPANVIFVLKNLFR
- the speA gene encoding biosynthetic arginine decarboxylase, with the protein product MVAGTGDAGRAGDAAQQATWASGRTADLNKDNPRAASFRKVDGTWTVEDSAETYLVDRWSSGYFSINQRGEVVAHPSGDPAKSIPLIEVVEEAKGEKLRTPLLIRFQDILRDRVQKLNRAFVGAIEEQGYAAPYRGVFPIKVNQLREVVEEIVDAGKPYHFGLEAGSKPELFAALAVHDDPESLIVCNGYKDRTFIRIALMGTRLGKKVILVAEKLSEVRAIAEIAAEMGIVPWIGIRVRLQAKGSGIWATSAGEGAKFGLSVAEILSAARILADAGLADSLKLLHFHIGSQVPDILTIKRAAREASRVYAKMHRAGYKLEYLDVGGGLAVDYDGSRTTFHSSMNYSLEEYAADIVFNVKDICDEEGVPHPTLVSESGRAVVAHHSVLVVEAFGSIDRVPDGRLQIDSDHKLVHQLREIEEEMSSRGLNETWHDVQQAREEAQKLFEVGLLDLEDRAAIEAAIWKLVRTIERAAEIGSEGEDDVPEYLQDLRAELSYQHLCNFSVFQSLLDHWALGQLFPIMPLHRLTEQPEMRGTLADITCDSDGRIAKFIDIADVREELPLHPVGDGPYYLGIFLTGAYQDIMGDIHNLFGRVNELHVFLDDEEEGGWYVEETIPGNRIAEVLQLTQYDLAFLQRTIKKLVDAAIKRGDLKPKEGMRLLGEYENGLTDQTYLTLPD
- the atpE gene encoding ATP synthase F0 subunit C; the encoded protein is MGLIFVISMISVPLFAQDPDAVGTDWRPIAAAIVLGVAAHGGALGQGKAISAACQGIARNPGAAGAIRLAMIIGLALIESLVIYALVIAFILVF
- the atpB gene encoding F0F1 ATP synthase subunit A, with the protein product MEHHTSILYGPVNALLEPFGLYIPDHVLMALLVFLICAITFPLMSRRLSKENPGTFQQILEVLIGGLKNLLEDIIGHGAAKRFLPITAAFTVFIFISNIIGIFFFLQPPTANLNTTFALALLAFIYFNWIGIRDQGILNYLKHFAGPVWWLAPLMFPIEIIGNFARILSLGMRLFGNIFGEHTATGIFMTIPFLIPWPMMGLGVFGSILQTFIFVMLTMVYIGGAIAHEEH